From a region of the Panulirus ornatus isolate Po-2019 chromosome 38, ASM3632096v1, whole genome shotgun sequence genome:
- the LOC139760956 gene encoding myotrophin homolog, with translation MSEFVWGLKNGDLDQVREAVEKQGTDVNLPIEGRPPLCLASDYGQLDIIKYLLEKGANVESTDKHGITALLAAIWEGHTHCVKVLLEAGANKHGTAPDGTSYLDAAEKDEIKALLR, from the coding sequence ATGAGTGAATTTGTGTGGGGCTTAAAGAATGGCGACCTGGACCAGGTCAGAGAGGCCGTGGAGAAGCAAGGAACAGATGTAAATCTACCAATCGAAGGACGTCCACCACTCTGCTTAGCCTCTGATTATGGCCAGTTAGACATTATCAAATATCTTCTtgagaagggagcaaatgtggaGTCTACAGATAAGCATGGAATCACAGCACTGTTAGCAGCCATttgggaaggacacacacactgtgttaaaGTGCTTCTTGAAGCAGGAGCAAACAAGCATGGCACAGCTCCTGATGGCACAAGTTACTTGGATGCTGCTGAGAAGGACGAGATCAAGGCACTTCTGAGATAA